One part of the Phragmites australis chromosome 3, lpPhrAust1.1, whole genome shotgun sequence genome encodes these proteins:
- the LOC133913208 gene encoding uncharacterized protein LOC133913208, with the protein MLRQSSSRNHRSKGLKLKKALQISLVVLVSVWLLYQVKHSYEKKAYSEDEANDLLKDDKNQEEAIRLGRKDLPTKMDADSSTLDERIEDGENDEMEQEMKHDENDEDPIDEQDLDKDDDLPEPGEHSSDKDGDDVGVFEDEEQKERSQEDQEKTFHGDNVSSAVTHDPPSSEQDDLSHHAQEKILYVDDASTAVSHENQEAGLKEDEVRKAREKSFRGDDVSSSVDHDAKVTKPLPEEQLNSMDRIFEGTTNLSNGISFRGPGVHGSNATGEHMATLMNASSHQNAKIPSVDSESKTHPTLVNLTSNHEQTNSTLKSQPEQQVNSTVVLDNQLQLLSDQTTSVELHSPPNGTLALVTDSQKFTSGAGDNNTESSSTPVKNKVEVQDANKEDVDVSTKIMNSAMSEDEVLLE; encoded by the coding sequence ATGTTGAGGCAGAGCTCCAGTAGAAATCACAGATCCAAAGGTCTGAAGCTAAAGAAAGCTCTCCAGATAAGTCTCGTGGTTCTGgtttctgtttggttgctcTACCAAGTTAAGCATTCCTACGAAAAGAAGGCTTATAGCGAAGATGAAGCTAATGATTTGCTTAAAGATGACAAGAACCAGGAAGAGGCAATCAGGTTAGGCAGGAAGGACCTGCCTACAAAGATGGATGCTGATTCGTCTACATTGGATGAACGGATTGAGGACGGAGAGAATGATGAAATGGAGCAAGAAATGAAGCACGATGAGAATGATGAGGATCCCATTGACGAGCAAGACCTGGACAAGGATGATGATCTTCCAGAGCCTGGTGAACATTCTTCTGACAAGGATGGAGATGATGTGGGTGTGTTTGAGGACGAAGAGCAGAAGGAACGGTCTCAGGAGGATCAGGAGAAGACCTTCCATGGTGATAATGTTTCTAGTGCTGTTACTCATGACCCTCCATCATCTGAGCAAGATGATCTGTCCCATCATGCCCAAGAGAAGATCTTATACGTGGATGATGCTTCAACTGCAGTGTCTCATGAAAACCAGGAGGCTGGACTCAAGGAGGATGAAGTGCGCAAGGCTAGGGAGAAGAGTTTCAGAGGTGATGATGTGTCAAGTTCTGTGGACCATGATGCCAAGGTGACAAAACCTCTCCCAGAAGAACAATTGAATAGCATGGATAGGATATTTGAAGGCACCACAAATTTGTCCAATGGAATTTCATTTCGTGGTCCTGGAGTACATGGATCAAATGCTACAGGAGAACACATGGCTACTCTGATGAATGCATCTTCCCATCAGAATGCAAAAATACCTAGCGTGGACTCAGAAAGCAAGACCCATCCAACTCTAGTGAATTTGACCAGCAACCATGAGCAAACTAATTCAACTTTGAAAAGTCAACCAGAGCAGCAAGTAAATTCAACGGTGGTGCTGGACAACCAATTACAGCTCTTGTCTGACCAGACAACTTCTGTTGAGTTGCATTCTCCACCAAATGGCACCTTAGCTTTGGTTACGGATAGCCAAAAGTTCACATCTGGAGCTGGAGATAATAACACTGAATCATCCTCGACCCCGGTGAAGAACAAGGTCGAGGTCCAAGATGCTAACAAAGAGGACGTAGATGTATCCACAAAAATAATGAACAGCGcaatgagtgaagatgaagttCTTCTGGAATGA
- the LOC133913207 gene encoding sulfite exporter TauE/SafE family protein 4-like translates to MEGNTGSLYGRLNRSSTRGFLAYVAAGAACAAVLAYFVVPTAGPAGSASNDGALRLSSRTARVWPELAFNWRVVVITVVGFLGSAFGTVGGVGGGGIFVPMLNLVVGFDTKSAAALSKCMIMGASASSVWYNLQVSHPTKEAPVIDYKLALLFQPMLMLGITIGVELSVIFPYWLITVLIIILFIGTSSRSFYKGILMWREETRILMETREREEQSESACAASDVVIDPSYEEPLLPLPQPKEKSALETFLFNLRWKNILVLMSVWSSFLVLQVLKNNSKSCSNFYWVINVLQVPVAVSVFLWEAVQLCKESHARRVNGNLECVCEASIEWSPAQLIVCASCGLLGGTVGGLLGSGGGFILGPLLLELGCIPQVASATATFVMMFSSSLSVVEFHFLHRFPIPFAAYLIFVSILAGFWGQCLVRKLVHVLKRASLIVFILSSVIFASALTMGVVGTKKSISMINNHEYMGFLNFCE, encoded by the exons ATGGAGGGCAACACGGGCTCACTGTACGGCCGCCTCAACAGGAGCAGCACGCGGGGCTTCCTCGCCTACGTCGCCGCGGGGGCCGCCTGCGCCGCCGTCCTCGCCTACTTCGTCGTCCCCACCGCGGGCCCAGCCGGCTCCGCGTCCAACGATGGAGCTCTTCGCCTGTCCTCGCGCACGGCGCGCGTCTGGCCC GAACTCGCGTTCAACTGGCGCGTGGTTGTGATCACCGTCGTCGGGTTCCTCGGCTCCGCGTTCGGCACCGTCGGCGGCGTTGGCGGCGGCGGGATCTTCGTGCCCATGCTCAACCTCGTCGTCGGCTTCGACACCAAGTCCGCCGCTGCGCTCTCCAAAT GCATGATCATGGGAGCGTCGGCGTCGTCGGTGTGGTACAACCTCCAGGTGTCGCACCCGACCAAGGAAGCGCCCGTCATCGACTACAAGCTCGCGCTACTCTTCCAGCCGATGCTCATGCTCGGAATCACCATCGGCGTCGAGCTCAGCGTAATCTTCCCCTACTGGCTCATCACCGTCCTAATCATAATCCTCTTCATAG GCACTTCGTCGAGGTCGTTCTACAAGGGAATTCTCATGTGGAGGGAGGAGACGAGGATTCTG ATGGAAACACGCGAGCGAGAAGAGCAATCCGAGTCTGCTTGTGCCGCAAGTGATG TGGTTATTGACCCGAGTTATGAAGAGCCCCTCCTGCCTCTGCCTCAGCCCAAGGAGAAGTCTGCATTG gAAACTTTTCTGTTCAATTTGAGATGGAAGAATATCCTAGTGCTAATGTCTGTCTGGTCATCTTTCTTGGTGCTGCAAGTTCTCAAG AATAATTCGAAATCATGCAGCAATTTCTACTGGGTGATCAACGTTCTGCAG GTCCCAGTTGCAGTGAGTGTGTTCCTGTGGGAGGCTGTGCAGCTATGCAAGGAGAGCCATGCTCGACGTGTGAATGGAAACTTGGAGTGTGTGTGTGAGGCCTCTATCGAGTGGTCACCAGCACAGCTCATCGTCTGCGCCTCCTGTGGCCTGCTTGGCGGGACCGTTGGTGGTCTTCTTGGATCTGGTGGTGGGTTCATCCTCGGCCcacttcttcttgagcttgggtgCATACCCCAG GTTGCAAGTGCAACAGCGACATTCGTGATgatgttctcctcctccctctctgtgGTGGAGTTCCACTTCCTGCACAGATTCCCTATCCCTTTTG CTGCCTACCTCATCTTTGTTTCCATATTGGCTGGATTTTGGGGCCAGTGTTTGGTTAGGAAGCTTGTGCACGTGCTCAAGAGAGCATCGCTGATTGTCTTCATCCTCTCCTCTGTCATCTTCGCCAGTGCTCTTACAATGG GCGTTGTTGGAACTAAGAAGAGCATTTCGATGATAAACAACCATGAATACATGGGGTTTCTCAACTTCTGCGAGTAA